In the Sphingobacterium sp. PCS056 genome, TTTTTATTTAAACTCAAGCGCAGTGCCGCTAGCCATTCCGTTGTTTGGGTATACTGATTTTCATCAAAAATATAATCGCCATCTTCTGAAAAATAACTTGTCTCTCCTTTAAAATTGGTATTATTTTTATCCTGTAAGAGCTGAATATTGGATTTCAATTGGAAACCATTTTTGATATTCAATAGATTGTTGGCATTTAAAGCCACCGAATTATTCATAAAATAATTTGATTTGGCTACAGGTGGACCACCGACAGTACCTAGAGCCAGTAGATTATTAACTGCCGAATACCCCATTCGCGAGAGCACAGTAGCTTGGTTAAATCCTGTAAAATCTCCCGTCAGATCATTTCCAATATTATTGCCCTGCAAGACATTCAATACTTTATATTTTTTATTAAACAGGATCGTATTGAGTTCGCCGTCATATTGCTTGGGTAGTCCTGCACCTAATTTTGCCTGACCCGTCAACTTCAGTTTCGCATCGTCCTTGATCACGAGATTGATCGCCACTTCATCGGTATAGCGTCTATTTTTGAGCACTTTCATGTGTTCATGATTGGTCAGCACCTCGATGTCCTTGACCATCTTATGCGGGATCGTTTTGGTTCCGATCGCATAGCGGTCATCCAATAAATCATCTCCATCAATATAGAATTTCGAAATCGCTTTTCCCTGATATTTGATACTTCCATTGTCCCCGACCTCAATACCCGGCATCCGTTTTAATACCTCACCAATGCTACGGTCCTCCTCTTTTGCAAACGAAGCCACGTTATAGGCAAGCGTATCACCAATCTGTCTGATCTGCGGTCGGCTTTTGACTTCTACATCTTCCAATAGCACTACTTTTTGCTCCAGTTCAATTGTTTTTTTTAAGCCAACTTCTGTCCATGGGATTATTTTTTTGTGATAACCAAGATGATTGATCTCCAGATACGCTCCATCCACATCTTTAACTGTAGCCAAAGAGAAAGCACCATCCGCCTTTGTTTCTTTGAAGGTTAACAATTTATGGTCACTAGATTTGAGCAGGACATGGATATGATTTAAGGCTTTCTTCGTGTTTTTATCCACTAAAAATCCTTCGATCACATGTTCCTGTCCAAAAAGCTGTGCACTAGAAAGCAGCAGGTAAACAATAAAAACAGCGCGTTGTAACATACTACGGTTTTAATTCTAAAGGATTATTCGTGACCGAAGAAGGTTTATAATTATTGTCATTTTTAATGGACATGGATTTAATTTTTGATGCGTCGATAGCTGAGGAAGATGAAGTGCCGCTACCTCCGCTGCTCACAAAAACACCTGGACCTGCAATTCTCACGTTGGACTTCGATTGCATATAGGCACTGGGATTTGCCTTAAATGCCTTTTCTAATTTTTCGACTTCATCTTTTGTCGACAAAATAGCCTTTGCGGGAGTTCCAATGGTCACTTGGACATCAGCCGCCAATTTATCAAAACCTGAATATTCAAACTCCACCTCATTCTGATCATCCTTTGCGGCTAGAATAAGTCCTGGCAAACCGTGTAATTTCCACGGTCCAAAAGAAAACGGAATATCGGTTGTAAACCATGCGGTATAATGTCGACCTGCAAAAGTGGTGGTGGCTTTTTGACAGGTATATCCACCTATTACTTTTGTTTCATCGGCTATATTCCAATCTTGTTTAGGATAGGTAGTCTCTAATAAAAACTCATCTGAAGCAACACGCTTCACTTCTACCATCTGGGATTTGGCAGGTTCGAGCAGATAAGATTCTTTGATGCCACTGGTGGATCTGGAGATCACTAAATTACCGTCAAAATCTGGAGCTGAAAGCATTTTTGTGGTTTGCTCCTGCATTCTGGTCGTTGAATAACTGGTATAATAACTTGTTTGCTGACCTAAATAAGTAACGACTTCATCACGGGTATGCTTATCTCTTTTTGTCGTGTCATTGACATGCTTGAATATGTAATGCACTTTGGCGATTGCCTTTTCTTGCGCTTTAACAGCCATAAAACTGACTGAAATCAATACGGTTAGTAAGATCTTTTTCATAATGTTTACGATTTATTTGTAAACTTACGAAATATTCGTAAATAACAAATACTCCTCATAAAAAATCATCAAATAAAAATGTAAAATCCTGATTAATTGAATGATAAAATTACGATACGATT is a window encoding:
- a CDS encoding GLPGLI family protein, yielding MKKILLTVLISVSFMAVKAQEKAIAKVHYIFKHVNDTTKRDKHTRDEVVTYLGQQTSYYTSYSTTRMQEQTTKMLSAPDFDGNLVISRSTSGIKESYLLEPAKSQMVEVKRVASDEFLLETTYPKQDWNIADETKVIGGYTCQKATTTFAGRHYTAWFTTDIPFSFGPWKLHGLPGLILAAKDDQNEVEFEYSGFDKLAADVQVTIGTPAKAILSTKDEVEKLEKAFKANPSAYMQSKSNVRIAGPGVFVSSGGSGTSSSSAIDASKIKSMSIKNDNNYKPSSVTNNPLELKP